A single genomic interval of Penaeus vannamei isolate JL-2024 chromosome 33, ASM4276789v1, whole genome shotgun sequence harbors:
- the LOC113817352 gene encoding mucin-2-like: protein MTTTTSPPPTISTTTTSPAPATTIRTTTIPTTSPTPSTTSTTTIVPTPTTTPPFTTSIATTTPPSTTGAATTTPPSTPGAATTTPPSTTNAATTTPPSTTNAATTTPPSTTNAATITNAATTTPTSTTNAATTTNAATTTPPSTTNAATTTPPSTTNAATITPPSTTNAATTTPPSTTNAATTTNAATTTPPSITNAATTTPPSITNAATTTPPSITNAATTTPPSITNAATTTPPSITNAATTTPPSITNAATTTPPSITNAATTTPPSTTNAATTTPPSITNAATTTPPSTTNAATTTPPSTTNAATTTPPSTTATPTTSTTTTTTPTTTSSTTTTPAPTTSSTTTTTPAPTTTSTTTTTPAPTTSSTTTTTPAPTTTSTTTTTPAPTTSSTTTTSTTTTTPAPTTSSTTTTTSPTTTSTTTTTPAPTITSTTTTTPAPTTSSTTTTSTTTTTPAPTTSSTTTTTPAPTTSSTTTTSTTTTTPAPTTSSTTTPSTTTTTPAPTTSSTTTTSTTTTTPAPTTSSTTTTTPAPTTSSTTTITPAPTTSSTTTTTIFTTSTSPPAPTCLYNKYAHTEYSLTGTGRLNVSTENYYTYYQDCGWRITVPTGYRVRLTWQFFDVEDDYDFLSLADPCTGASFYPWLTYTGTIAPPTSTSSFNQMVILFYTDDSVNHAGFVLQYDAVV, encoded by the exons ATGACGACCACCACCTCACCGCCTCCCACCATCAGTACGACCACCACCTCACCTGCGCCTGCCACTACCATTAGGACTACCACAATACCTACCACCTCGCCTACGCCTTCTACCACAAGCACGACGACCATCGTGCCTACGCCTACCACCACACCGCCTTTCACCACCAGTATTGCCACCACCACACCGCCTTCCACCACCGGTGCTGCCACCACCACACCGCCTTCCACCCCCGGTGCTGCCACCACCACACCGCCTTCCACCACCAATGCTGCCACCACCACACCGCCTTCCACCACCAATGCTGCCACCACCACACCGCCTTCCACCACCAATGCTGCCACCATCACCAATGCTGCCACCACCACACCGACTTCCACCACCAATGCTGCCACCACCACCAATGCTGCCACCACCACACCGCCTTCCACCACCAATGCTGCCACCACCACACCGCCTTCCACCACCAATGCTGCCACCATCACACCGCCTTCCACCACCAATGCTGCCACCACCACACCGCCTTCCACCACCAATGCTGCCACCACCACCAATGCTGCCACCACCACACCGCCTTCCATCACCAATGCTGCCACCACCACACCGCCTTCCATCACCAATGCTGCCACCACCACACCGCCTTCCATCACCAATGCTGCCACCACCACACCGCCTTCCATCACCAATGCTGCCACCACCACACCGCCTTCCATCACCAATGCTGCCACCACCACACCGCCTTCCATCACCAATGCTGCCACCACCACACCGCCTTCCATCACCAATGCTGCCACCACCACACCGCCTTCCACCACCAATGCTGCCACCACCACACCGCCTTCCATCACCAATGCTGCCACCACCACACCGCCTTCCACCACCAATGCTGCCACCACCACACCGCCTTCCACCACCAATGCTGCCACCACCACACCGCCTTCCACCACAGCTACGCCTACAACCAGTACGACTACCACCACAACGCCTACCACCACCAGTTCGACGACCACCACACCTGCGCCAACCACCTCCAGTACGACGACCACCACACCTGCGCCAACCACCACCAGTACGACCACCACCACACCTGCGCCAACCACCTCCAGTACGACGACCACCACACCTGCGCCAACCACAACCAGTACGACCACCACCACACCTGCGCCAACCACCTCCAGTACGACGACCACCAGTACGACCACCACCACACCTGCGCCAACCACATCCAGTACGACGACCACCACATCGCCAACCACCACCAGTACTACTACCACCACACCTGCGCCAACCATCACCAGTACGACGACCACCACACCTGCGCCAACCACCTCCAGTACGACCACCACCAGTACGACCACCACCACACCTGCGCCAACCACATCCAGTACGACCACCACCACACCTGCGCCAACCACATCCAGTACGACCACCACCAGTACGACCACCACCACACCTGCGCCAACCACCTCCAGTACGACGACCCCCAGTACGACCACCACCACACCTGCGCCAACCACATCCAGTACGACCACCACCAGTACGACCACCACCACACCTGCGCCAACCACCTCCAGTACGACGACCACCACACCTGCGCCAACCACATCCAGTACGACGACCATCACACCTGCGCCAACCACCTCCAGTACGACCACAACCACTATTTTCACGACCAGTACATCACCGCCAGCGCCAACCTGTCTCTACAACAAATATGCGCATACTGAGTATT ctcTCACAGGCACTGGAAGACTGAATGTATCCACGGAAAATTATTACACGTATTACCAGGATTGCGGTTGGAGGATCACCGTGCCTACGGGATATCGAGTGCGACTCACGTGGCAATTCTTCGATGTTGAGGACGATTACGACTTCCTCTCACTGGCTGATCCTTGTACAGGGGCATCGTTCTATCCATG GTTGACTTACACTGGGACCATCGCTCCCCCGACCTCCACCTCCAGCTTCAACCAGATGGTCATTTTGTTTTATACCGATGATAGTGTAAACCATGCGGGTTTCGTCCTCCAGTATGATGCCGTGGTGTAG